A single region of the Triticum dicoccoides isolate Atlit2015 ecotype Zavitan chromosome 2B, WEW_v2.0, whole genome shotgun sequence genome encodes:
- the LOC119367748 gene encoding uncharacterized protein LOC119367748, with translation MAIATPRSSLIIFFVLLVSAASLVVDGGSIVKEACAKTPQPSDCEELLKSSTATDAKTLAQAAVAAAAKTATEAATAAKAERDKLPNGKTQWRCMDSCAAGFDEAATKFKPAAGGNAAGADAQLTEVLDFVVVDEDVEKSRDWEWKWSCNECKADPTAPAGLVAKNKEFDKIMDIIPAIIKQAVAGADNSTKSDTKSKSKS, from the coding sequence ATGGCGATCGCGACGCCTCGCAGCTCCCTCATCATCTTCTTCGTCCTCCTCGTCTCGGCCGCTTCCTTGGTGGTCGATGGTGGCAGCATCGTCAAGGAGGCCTGCGCCAAGACGCCGCAGCCGAGCGACTGCGAGGAGCTCCTCAAGTCCAGCACCGCGACGGACGCGAAAACGCTGGCccaggccgccgtcgccgccgccgcgaagACGGCCACCGAGGCTGCTACCGCCGCCAAAGCGGAGCGGGACAAGCTCCCCAACGGCAAGACGCAGTGGCGGTGCATGGACAGCTGTGCGGCGGGGTTCGATGAGGCGGCGACAAAGTTTAAGCCAGCAGCTGGCGGGAACGCCGCGGGAGCCGACGCCCAGCTCACGGAGGTGCTGGACTTCGTTGTGGTGGATGAGGATGTGGAGAAGTCCAGGGACTGGGAGTGGAAGTGGAGCTGCAACGAGTGCAAGGCGGACCCCACCGCGCCGGCAGGACTCGTCGCCAAGAACAAGGAGTTCGACAAGATCATGGATATCATACCTGCCATCATCAAGCAGGCAGTCGCCGGCGCGGACAATTCCACCAAATCGGacaccaaatccaaatccaaatcctaG